From one Triticum aestivum cultivar Chinese Spring chromosome 4B, IWGSC CS RefSeq v2.1, whole genome shotgun sequence genomic stretch:
- the LOC123089770 gene encoding transcription factor JUNGBRUNNEN 1-like yields the protein MEMEKLISEEKVVLGGAGDEEEEDDVVLPGYRFHPTDEELVTFYLRRKVAGKPLSIEVIREMDIYKHDPWDLPSKFLLHSATGIDRPIYSAASGGSGSGSGVLIGLKKSLVYYLGKFGKCTKTDWMMHEFRLLPSAPAATNASPSMQEAEVWTICRIFRRTITYRKQQTWRTAPTPSAADQSSNTGSFESSEVGHEYMNYLQAPAPIAPCIPPQQHQQYVSQMDAVNSNNFFYEDTMHNQQFQGQWNAAPAAPEPEEKPQNTPSTAVSFHQTDHSHAVAENDFYEVEGYLEEIARMMEVTDTAGFYD from the exons ATGGAGATGGAGAAGTTGATCAGCGAAGAGAAGGTGGTGCTTGGCGGCGctggagacgaggaggaagaggacgacgtgGTACTGCCGGGATACCGGTTCCACCCCACCGACGAGGAACTCGTCACCTTCTACCTCCGGCGGAAGGTGGCTGGGAAGCCGCTCAGCATCGAAGTCATCCGGGAGATGGACATCTACAAACACGACCCATGGGATCTCCCCAGCAAGTTCCTTCTTCATTCT GCCACGGGCATCGACCGGCCGATCTACTCTGCCGCCAGCGgcggctcgggctcgggctcgggcgtATTGATTGGGCTGAAGAAATCTCTCGTCTACTACCTTGGCAAATTCGGTAAATGCACCAAGACCGACTGGATGATGCACGAGTTCCGCCTCCTGCCGTCCGCCCCCGCGGCCACCAACGCCTCCCCGAGCATGCAGGAAGCG GAGGTGTGGACCATCTGTCGGATCTTCAGGAGGACCATCACCTACCGGAAGCAGCAGACGTGGAGGACGGCGCCCACGCCATCCGCTGCCGACCAGAGCTCCAACACGGGGAGCTTCGAGTCCTCGGAGGTCGGCCACGAGTACATGAACTACCTGCAGGCTCCGGCACCCATCGCCCCGTGCATCCCCCCGCAGCAGCACCAGCAGTACGTCAGCCAGATGGACGCAGTAAACAGCAACAACTTCTTCTACGAGGACACCATGCACAACCAGCAGTTCCAGGGGCAATGGAATGCGGCACCCGCCGCGCCGGAGCCAGAGGAGAAGCCACAGAATACACCGTCGACGGCCGTCTCCTTCCACCAGACTGACCATAGCCACGCCGTCGCAGAGAACGATTTTTACGAGGTCGAGGGGTATTTGGAGGAGATCGCGAGGATGATGGAGGTCACCGATACGGCAGGGTTTTACGACTGA